The following coding sequences are from one Lolium rigidum isolate FL_2022 chromosome 6, APGP_CSIRO_Lrig_0.1, whole genome shotgun sequence window:
- the LOC124667529 gene encoding endo-1,4-beta-xylanase 1-like, which translates to MACSCAHGVVFDANLLRNSALEDGLAGWAPLGACTKLSAHDEEPANVPTETINDVADDYKPSGRYILATGRACEEDGLCQVIPGGALMPRITYRVAGWISLGDGMAKAEGAGDAVVRINIRLGGDGGEGVEEEKCLVVEGGVVCAEAGKWTEIKGVFRLKASPVLSGAAAVHVQGAPAGVDVKVMDLQVFAVDRKARFKKLKKKTDKVRRRDVVLKFADAGASSAVSGASIRVMQMDQSFAFGACINPAVIQDPNFVDFFTKHFDWAVFENELKWYHTEAVQGQLNYADTDALLDFCDRYGKPVRGHCIFWAVDNMVQKWVKALDNDQLTAAVQGRLTSLLTRYTGRFPHYDVNNEMLHGSFFQDKLGEDVNAFMFKETARIDPGAALFVNDYNVEGGNDPNATPEKYIAQINALQEKGAPVGGIGLQGHVTNPVGEIICDALDKLATTDLPIWLTELDACETDLDLRADDYEVVLREAYAHPAVEGVVFWGFMQGHMWRQDACLVNSDGTVNCAGERFINLRREWTSHARGKIDSDGNFKFRGYHGSYIVQLATATGKMHKTFSVEKGDTPLVLDMDV; encoded by the exons ATGGCTTGTTCTTGTGCACACGGGGTGGTGTTCGACGCCAACCTGCTCCGGAACAGCGCGCTGGAGGACGGGCTCGCCGGGTGGGCGCCGCTGGGCGCGTGCACCAAGCTGTCGGCGCACGACGAGGAGCCGGCCAATGTGCCCACCGAGACCAtcaacgacgtcgccgacgactacAAGCCGAGCGGCCGGTACATTCTGGCGACTGGCCGCGCCTGCGAGGAGGATGGACTCTGCCAGGTGATCCCCGGCGGCGCGCTCATGCCTCGTATCACGTACCGGGTGGCCGGGTGGATCAGCCTCGGCGACGGCATGGCCAAGGCGGAGGGCGCCGGGGACGCCGTGGTGCGCATCAACATTCGCCTGGGCGGCGACGGGGGAGAAGGCGTGGAGGAGGAGAAATGCCTGGTGGTCGAGGGCGGCGTCGTGTGCGCCGAGGCGGGGAAGTGGACGGAGATCAAGGGCGTGTTCCGGCTGAAGGCAAGCCCGGTGTTATCCGGCGCCGCGGCGGTGCACGTCCAGGGCGCGCCCGCCGGCGTCGACGTCAAGGTGATGGACCTCCAGGTCTTCGCCGTCGATCGCAAGGCCCGGTTCAAgaagctcaagaagaagactgACAAG GTGCGAAGGCGTGACGTGGTGCTGAAGTTTGCCGACGCCGGAGCATCATCTGCCGTCTCCGGCGCGTCAATTCGGGTGATGCAGATGGACCAGAGCTTCGCGTTCGGCGCGTGCATCAACCCGGCGGTGATCCAGGACCCCAACTTCGTGGACTTCTTCACCAAGCACTTCGACTGGGCGGTGTTCGAGAACGAGCTCAAGTGGTACCACACGGAGGCCGTCCAGGGCCAGCTCAACTACGCCGACACCGACGCGCTGCTCGACTTCTGCGACCGCTACGGCAAGCCCGTGCGCGGCCACTGCATCTTCTGGGCAGTCgacaacatggtgcagaagtggGTCAAGGCGCTCGACAACGACCAGCTCACCGCCGCCGTGCAGGGCCGCCTCACCAGCctcctcactcgctacaccggcaGGTTCCCGCACTACGACGTCAACAACGAGATGCTCCACGGAAGCTTCTTCCAGGACAAGCTCGGTGAAGACGTCAACGCCTTCATGTTCAAGGAGACGGCGAGGATCGACCCTGGCGCCGCCCTGTTCGTCAACGACTACAATGTCGAGGGCGGCAATGATCCCAACGCCACACCGGAGAAGTACATCGCGCAGATCAACGCACTGCAGGAGAAGGGCGCGCCGGTGGGCGGCATTGGGCTGCAGGGGCACGTGACGAACCCGGTCGGGGAGATCATCTGCGACGCGCTCGACAAGCTCGCCACCACCGACCTCCCCATCTGGCTCACCGAGCTCGACGCATGCGAGACCGACTTGGACCTCCGCGCCGACGACTACGAGGTGGTGCTCCGGGAGGCGTACGCGCACCCGGCCGTGGAGGGGGTGGTGTTCTGGGGGTTTATGCAGGGACACATGTGGCGCCAGGACGCCTGCCTCGTCAACTCCGACGGCACTGTCAACTGCGCCGGCGAGAG GTTCATAAATCTTCGACGGGAGTGGACGTCTCACGCGCGCGGGAAGATCGACAGTGACGGAAACTTCAAATTCAGAGGGTACCATGGCTCGTACATCGTGCAGCTCGCGACGGCGACAGGGAAGATGCACAAGACGTTCAGCGTCGAGAAGGGGGACACGCCTCTCGTGCTGGATATGGATGTGTGA